In a single window of the Anaerocolumna cellulosilytica genome:
- a CDS encoding helix-turn-helix domain-containing protein: protein MIVFDPLWDTLKRKKITTYYLIKNYKLSRGTLDNLKHNRSVTLNTINELCSILDCEIQDIIKYVQDSKE from the coding sequence ATGATAGTATTTGACCCGTTATGGGATACTCTAAAAAGAAAGAAAATAACAACCTATTACTTAATAAAAAACTATAAACTGAGCAGAGGTACCTTGGACAATCTAAAACATAATCGTAGCGTTACATTAAATACTATTAATGAATTATGTAGTATCTTAGATTGTGAAATTCAAGATATCATTAAATATGTACAAGATAGCAAAGAATAA